From Pseudomonas sp. FP2335, the proteins below share one genomic window:
- a CDS encoding DUF3050 domain-containing protein: MHQVSLEQKRLRLCSHPLFIEINSLSKLQLFMQSHVFAVWDFMTLTKRLQRDLTCTRLPWLPPTDPEAARLINEIVLSEESDQHPDRGHCSHFELYRDAMVEVGASTVAIDTFITLQRQGVDAGTALQRINVLPGVARFVAATLHIALNAPTHCVAAAFLHGRESVIPAMFERLLRGSEIISRQAPTLSQYLRRHIELDSQDHEPGALRLLQRLTGADPQRQQQTEDTALDVVNSRIALWDDIHASLQEAHP; encoded by the coding sequence ATGCATCAAGTTTCGCTGGAACAAAAAAGGTTACGGCTGTGCAGTCATCCGTTATTTATCGAAATCAATTCACTCAGCAAGTTACAACTTTTCATGCAAAGCCATGTATTCGCGGTCTGGGACTTCATGACCCTCACCAAGCGCCTGCAACGGGACCTGACGTGCACCCGGCTACCCTGGCTCCCACCGACCGACCCCGAAGCGGCACGACTGATCAATGAGATCGTGTTGAGCGAGGAGTCCGACCAGCACCCCGACCGCGGTCATTGCAGCCATTTTGAGCTGTACCGGGACGCCATGGTCGAAGTCGGCGCCAGCACCGTCGCGATCGATACCTTCATTACCCTGCAACGCCAGGGCGTGGACGCCGGTACCGCGCTGCAACGGATCAACGTCCTGCCGGGGGTGGCGCGCTTTGTTGCCGCTACCTTGCACATCGCGCTGAACGCGCCGACCCATTGTGTGGCCGCGGCGTTCCTGCATGGCCGGGAGAGTGTCATCCCGGCCATGTTCGAACGCTTGCTGCGGGGCAGTGAAATCATCAGCCGCCAGGCGCCCACCCTGAGCCAGTATCTGCGCCGTCATATCGAGCTGGACTCCCAGGACCACGAACCGGGAGCCCTGCGTTTGCTGCAACGCCTGACCGGCGCAGACCCCCAGCGCCAGCAGCAAACCGAGGATACCGCCCTGGATGTGGTCAACAGCCGCATTGCGCTGTGGGACGACATACATGCTTCATTGCAGGAGGCACATCCATGA